Part of the Limihaloglobus sulfuriphilus genome is shown below.
CTGGCGCCAAACTGGACGGATATCGGCCAGTTAGCCGCTATAATAACCATAAGAACGGTTCTTAACTACTTTCTGCTTCAGGATATTGCACAGCAAACAGAATCCCAGCAGTCTCGCTCCTAAACTGTTAAGTAAATGCCCGCACACTAAATACTGTTATTTTGGCCTTAAATTTGTTCAATGAGAATGCCGCGATTTTGCCTCCTGCCTTTCCCGTTTTGACAAATAGGGCCGGCCGTTGTAAAATAGTCAGTGTTATATTTACAGTAACTTTAGAGGTTAAGGCAATATCAGAGGTGCGAAAATGTTTAAAAATGTTGAAGGTCCCGAAGCTATAAGATTTCTTTCAACCAAGCCAACCATGATAATCACAACGCTGCATGAAAACGCAAAAGTCAATGCAGGGGTATTCGGGGCATACACCAATCTTTCCCGCCAACATGTGGGCATAGCCGTTTACACAGAATCAGATACAAACCGTAACATACTCAGAGACAAGGAGTTTACAATTAACATACCTTCTGCTGATCTGGTAAAGAAGATAAAAATACTTGCTGAAAACCTGCCGCCGGGCATAAGTGAGGTCGAAAAGGCCGGCTTAACATTGAAAGATCCGCTGACAAATAAAGTTCCTTCAATAGCAGAATGTGCCGCGGCAGTCGAATGCAGGCTCGACAAGGTTGTGCCGGTTAGTTCGCATGATTTTTTCATCGGCGAAGTAACAGGAGGGTGGATTAAACAGGACTTCGTAACTGATAAGGGCCGCTTAGATGTGTTTAAGAGCAGGGTTTTTAAGGATTTCTGTTATCCCGAACCATATTATGTTCTGGCTGGTGAAATAATAGAAGGCTGAGTCCCCGGCACGGCTCTGAGTTGTTGCGGAGCGGTAAATGCCGTTAAATAAAACAGTTAAACGGTGCATAGGGTTATGAGCGATAAGTATAGATTGTTCACGGCGGTTGAGATTGACAGCTCGTGCAGGAAACGGCTCGAATCGGCAGTCCGTCAATTAAAACAAACCGGTCTGTTTGGAAGTCATTCCGTAAAATGGGTTGAGCCGGAGAATATGCACATAACGCTGAATTTCCTTGGAGATACCGATGAGTCAGAGATTCTTCAGATATGCAGGTGCATGGACCAGGCCGCTCAAACTACTCCTGTTTTTGATTTAGGCCTTGCCGGTCTGGGGCAGTTTGGCAGGGGCCGCGTAGTTTTTGCTGACGTTGTTACCGGCGGGGAGGAATTTGGTGAATTAAGCCGAAAATTGACCAAAAAGTTTACTGCAATGGGGTTTTCTCCGCCGCAAAAACAGTATAAAGGGCACTTAACTATCTGCCGCGCGAAAAAAAATCCTCTAAAAAAACCGGCTTTAAATATACTTGAAGGGTTTCGAAATAAGAATTTTGGTTTATTTTCGGTTTTTTTGCTAAATCTTTACTCAAGCCGCTTGACATCTGCCGCTCCGGTATATACACTTATGCACAGCAGTCGGCTTTCCGGAGCGAAATAGAGCTTACTGGAAATCTCATTACGAATTTCCCGGCGGTCTCTTCCTTGCAGACAGACGTGTCGGCTGGCAGTAGGCTTTTTTTTGCCAGGGCTGTTTTACCCAAGCACCTTACCCAAGCGCAGTCCTGGCGAGAAAGCCTTTAATTAAAACAAATTATTATTTAAATAAGAGGGTTTAATTATGGCAAAGAAAACAGCCAGGAAGAAAACCAAAGACACAGACGCAGCCCAGGATGCATCCGCAGCACAGAATCCCGCACTTGAGCGTGCGCTTGCTCAGATAGAGAAGCAGTACGGTGCCGGTTCTATTATGACACTTGACGGCAAAAGCAAGATGGTTATAGAGGGTATTTCAACAGGCACATTGTCTCTTGATCTGGCTTTAGGCGGCAGTGGAATGCCCAAAGGCCGTATTGTGGAGATCTTTGGGCCGGAGTCTTCCGGTAAAACCACATTGGCCCTGCATACTGTGGCAAGCTCTCAGGCCGGAGGCGGTGTGGCTGCCTTTATTGACGCCGAGCATGCGCTTGATACAACCTGGGCAAAAAAACTTGGCGTTGATGTCAGCGGCCTTCTTATAAGCCAGCCGGACACCGGCGAGCAGGCTCTCGACATCGCCGAGATGCTTGTAAAATCCAACGCTGTGGATGTTATCGTGATCGATTCGGTTGCCGCGTTGATTCCCCAGGCGGAGATGAACGGGGAAATCGGCGACTCACATGTAGGCTTGCAGGCACGTTTGATGAGCCAGGCCATGAGGAAGCTCACCGGTGCAATAAGCAAAAGTAAAACCTGTTTGATATTCATCAACCAGATTCGAATGAAAATCGGCGTGATGTTTGGTAATCCTGAAACGACGCCCGGAGGAAACGCGCTTAAGTTTTACAGTTCGGTGCGTGTTGATGTCCGCAGGGTAACAACTCTTAAGGATTCTTCCGGCAATGCCGTTGGTAACCATGTCCGGGCGCGTGTTGTCAAGAATAAGTGTGCTGCGCCGTTCCAGACAGCTGAATTTGATATCATGTTTGATGAGGGAATCAGCAGGATTGGAGACCTGGTAGATCTGGCGACTAATCTGGAT
Proteins encoded:
- the recA gene encoding recombinase RecA produces the protein MAKKTARKKTKDTDAAQDASAAQNPALERALAQIEKQYGAGSIMTLDGKSKMVIEGISTGTLSLDLALGGSGMPKGRIVEIFGPESSGKTTLALHTVASSQAGGGVAAFIDAEHALDTTWAKKLGVDVSGLLISQPDTGEQALDIAEMLVKSNAVDVIVIDSVAALIPQAEMNGEIGDSHVGLQARLMSQAMRKLTGAISKSKTCLIFINQIRMKIGVMFGNPETTPGGNALKFYSSVRVDVRRVTTLKDSSGNAVGNHVRARVVKNKCAAPFQTAEFDIMFDEGISRIGDLVDLATNLDIISKSGAWYNYGEIKLGQGRDKAVALLKDNPELEAEVKHKVLESKGLIKKEE
- a CDS encoding flavin reductase family protein, with product MFKNVEGPEAIRFLSTKPTMIITTLHENAKVNAGVFGAYTNLSRQHVGIAVYTESDTNRNILRDKEFTINIPSADLVKKIKILAENLPPGISEVEKAGLTLKDPLTNKVPSIAECAAAVECRLDKVVPVSSHDFFIGEVTGGWIKQDFVTDKGRLDVFKSRVFKDFCYPEPYYVLAGEIIEG
- the thpR gene encoding RNA 2',3'-cyclic phosphodiesterase; translated protein: MSDKYRLFTAVEIDSSCRKRLESAVRQLKQTGLFGSHSVKWVEPENMHITLNFLGDTDESEILQICRCMDQAAQTTPVFDLGLAGLGQFGRGRVVFADVVTGGEEFGELSRKLTKKFTAMGFSPPQKQYKGHLTICRAKKNPLKKPALNILEGFRNKNFGLFSVFLLNLYSSRLTSAAPVYTLMHSSRLSGAK